One window of Phycisphaeraceae bacterium genomic DNA carries:
- a CDS encoding NfeD family protein yields the protein MLDMFISGQAAWFGVPAVAGTLIFILKLVLMFVGGETMELDTDIDAPSDGALDGSESTGAFKALSLQSIAAFCMGFGWGGLGVYHGLNAGIMMSVVGAIGGGVLMVWVLAMLLRGLLALQSDGTASMRSAMGVEGDVYVTVPSAGAGRGQVRIVVSGRQRIVNAITEGEALPTSARVRVVKVNGDNTVLVVPAG from the coding sequence ATGCTCGACATGTTTATCTCGGGTCAGGCGGCGTGGTTCGGTGTTCCCGCGGTTGCGGGGACGCTGATTTTCATTTTGAAGTTGGTGCTGATGTTCGTGGGCGGTGAGACGATGGAGCTCGACACGGACATCGACGCTCCGTCTGATGGTGCGCTCGACGGGAGCGAGAGCACGGGGGCGTTCAAGGCGTTGTCGCTGCAGAGCATCGCGGCGTTCTGCATGGGATTCGGGTGGGGCGGGCTGGGTGTGTATCACGGGTTGAACGCGGGGATCATGATGAGCGTCGTCGGTGCGATCGGCGGCGGTGTGCTGATGGTGTGGGTGCTGGCGATGCTGCTGCGGGGGCTGCTGGCGCTTCAGAGCGACGGGACGGCATCGATGCGGAGCGCGATGGGGGTGGAGGGTGATGTGTATGTGACGGTTCCGAGCGCGGGTGCGGGGCGCGGCCAGGTGAGGATCGTGGTGAGCGGGCGTCAGCGGATCGTGAACGCGATCACCGAGGGTGAGGCGTTGCCGACATCGGCGCGTGTCAGGGTTGTGAAGGTCAACGGGGATAACACGGTGCTCGTGGTTCCGGCCGGGTAA
- a CDS encoding class I SAM-dependent methyltransferase → MCMQHAGANGAMSTDEFGARFLGWLNGGALMLMISVGHRTGLLDAMGRLGGTPATSAEIASAAGLSERYVREWLGAMVTGGVVLHKREDGTYVLPAAHAALLTRASSPNNLAGTAQWLAVLGSVEGLVVEAFRHGKGIPYEAYGERFHDVMAEESNQTTIGGLDEHILPLVPGLVERLERGARVVDVGCGKGLAMVHLAARFPRSEFVGVDLSRVAIEAGMREARARGLGNVRLAAGDVTSFGESSEFDLVTAFDAIHDQSRPAEVLANIRRILRPGGTFLMQDISARSAVADNMDLPLGPFTYTISCMHCMSVSLAGGGPGLGAAWGRELAISMLADAGFEDVRVHQLAHDIINLYYVCAG, encoded by the coding sequence ATGTGCATGCAGCATGCGGGCGCGAATGGCGCGATGTCGACGGATGAGTTCGGTGCGAGGTTTCTCGGATGGCTGAACGGCGGGGCGTTGATGCTGATGATCTCCGTCGGTCATCGGACGGGGCTTCTGGATGCGATGGGTCGGTTGGGGGGAACGCCCGCGACATCGGCCGAGATCGCTTCGGCGGCGGGGCTGAGCGAGCGATATGTGCGTGAATGGCTGGGTGCGATGGTGACCGGGGGCGTCGTGCTGCACAAGCGAGAGGATGGGACGTATGTGCTGCCCGCCGCGCATGCGGCATTGCTCACGCGTGCATCGTCTCCGAACAATCTGGCGGGGACAGCGCAGTGGCTTGCGGTGCTGGGGAGCGTCGAGGGTCTTGTGGTCGAGGCATTTCGGCACGGGAAGGGGATTCCGTACGAGGCGTATGGGGAGCGCTTTCACGATGTGATGGCCGAGGAGAGCAACCAGACCACGATCGGAGGGCTGGACGAGCACATCCTGCCGCTGGTGCCGGGGCTGGTTGAGCGTCTGGAGCGCGGCGCGAGGGTTGTCGATGTGGGGTGCGGGAAGGGTCTTGCGATGGTCCATCTCGCGGCGAGGTTCCCGCGGAGCGAGTTCGTGGGCGTCGATCTGTCGCGTGTGGCGATCGAGGCGGGGATGCGCGAGGCGAGGGCGCGCGGGCTGGGGAATGTGCGTCTTGCGGCGGGGGATGTGACGAGTTTCGGCGAGTCGAGTGAGTTCGATCTCGTGACGGCGTTCGACGCGATCCACGATCAGTCACGTCCGGCGGAGGTGCTGGCGAACATCCGGCGGATCCTGCGTCCGGGCGGGACGTTCCTGATGCAGGACATCAGCGCGCGCAGCGCGGTGGCGGACAACATGGACCTTCCGCTTGGCCCGTTTACGTACACGATCTCGTGCATGCATTGCATGAGCGTGTCGCTGGCTGGTGGGGGGCCGGGGCTCGGGGCGGCGTGGGGCCGGGAGCTGGCGATCTCGATGCTCGCGGATGCGGGATTCGAGGACGTTCGGGTGCATCAGCTTGCGCACGACATCATCAATCTGTACTACGTGTGCGCGGGGTGA
- a CDS encoding VOC family protein, with protein MSMHPTGIHETILYGEDLDAMERFYREVVGLRMVSRVEERSRGFRVSASQVLLVFRASVTGLGHPMVPTHGATGEGHVAFTIERGTYEAWRGRLEGAGVAIEREVKWEPLDGVERGRSLYVRDPAGNSVEFIEGEVWPA; from the coding sequence ATGAGCATGCACCCCACCGGCATCCATGAGACGATTCTGTACGGCGAGGATCTTGATGCGATGGAGCGGTTCTATCGGGAGGTGGTGGGGCTGCGGATGGTGAGCAGGGTGGAGGAGCGCAGCCGCGGGTTTCGGGTGAGTGCATCGCAGGTCTTGCTCGTGTTCCGGGCGAGTGTGACGGGGCTGGGCCATCCGATGGTGCCGACGCACGGGGCGACGGGCGAGGGGCATGTGGCGTTCACGATCGAGCGTGGGACGTATGAGGCGTGGCGGGGGCGGCTGGAGGGCGCGGGTGTGGCGATTGAGAGGGAAGTGAAGTGGGAGCCGTTGGACGGCGTGGAGCGGGGGAGGTCGCTGTACGTGCGCGATCCTGCGGGGAATTCGGTGGAGTTCATCGAGGGGGAAGTGTGGCCGGCGTGA